A stretch of Endozoicomonas sp. SCSIO W0465 DNA encodes these proteins:
- a CDS encoding J domain-containing protein, with product MKNIEASEMNSSSGTSLTQGLAKLVNLGAIGKDDQLELHEGTFTTKAQLKQHHVKKPNGDIKQYLHDLESEIRSNGVKPAISLKDRKKITVTDVLSVLSQYEQVTCKSAPEPIYAKSTKIKRAESKDSGIVSDSSDVDSLDDENPPPLPPRYTLTADDVWNRFGDFFDKQGNPIDKEGWKDLINTLGIGELKKLAFNIISNTNGFKDTDPVRVMSVKAYAKKRMAELVDSKGVEGAVKYINKNMNYQPNKLLGVEARSAFSKIVEAKDVIHLTSSDNWLDIIKLMSSSEVKKLAFSELTKKNGFQNDDLSRIAVIKVYAEKRLAEIISSTGISGAEEFLHDPKNSKNYAQGTVLGDTYRELLGIKQDVYAEVTFDGSKLVNCLKVLGLNYKNKAYTRDQLNEAYVEKLRMLEEKNDVKSDHKRRSYSEAFEYLIENPPEWWGWDAGLEGEKVHSYDPDDLVVLGLDRESEPGSNELKKAYRRLALQHHPDKGGDVEKFQALDAAYNRLIKYFS from the coding sequence ATGAAAAATATTGAGGCATCGGAAATGAACTCATCATCAGGGACATCGTTGACCCAAGGGTTAGCAAAATTAGTCAACCTGGGGGCCATTGGTAAAGATGACCAATTGGAACTACACGAGGGCACTTTCACAACAAAAGCACAATTGAAACAACATCATGTAAAAAAACCGAACGGAGATATAAAACAGTATCTGCATGATTTAGAGAGTGAAATACGTAGTAATGGTGTCAAGCCTGCAATATCACTGAAGGATAGAAAGAAAATTACTGTAACAGATGTTCTTTCTGTGCTGTCTCAGTATGAGCAAGTTACTTGTAAGTCTGCTCCTGAGCCTATTTATGCCAAGTCTACTAAAATCAAGCGTGCGGAAAGCAAAGACAGTGGGATAGTTAGTGATTCCTCTGACGTTGATTCACTTGATGATGAGAATCCACCACCGCTGCCACCTCGATATACTTTAACTGCTGATGATGTTTGGAACAGGTTTGGAGATTTTTTTGATAAACAAGGGAATCCTATTGATAAAGAAGGCTGGAAAGATTTAATTAATACACTCGGTATTGGTGAGTTAAAAAAACTGGCGTTCAATATAATATCTAATACAAATGGGTTTAAGGATACCGATCCTGTTCGAGTCATGAGTGTAAAAGCTTATGCCAAAAAAAGAATGGCAGAGCTTGTTGATTCAAAAGGTGTTGAAGGTGCAGTAAAATACATTAATAAAAACATGAATTACCAGCCAAATAAGCTGTTAGGTGTTGAGGCTAGAAGTGCCTTCTCGAAAATAGTCGAAGCCAAAGATGTTATCCATTTAACCAGTAGTGATAACTGGTTAGATATTATTAAACTAATGTCTTCTTCTGAAGTAAAAAAACTGGCTTTTAGTGAGCTAACTAAAAAAAATGGCTTTCAGAATGATGATTTATCTCGAATAGCGGTAATTAAAGTTTACGCTGAGAAAAGGTTAGCTGAAATAATATCAAGCACTGGTATCTCTGGTGCTGAAGAATTTCTTCATGACCCCAAAAATAGTAAAAATTATGCACAAGGAACGGTTTTGGGAGATACATACAGAGAATTATTGGGCATCAAACAAGATGTATATGCGGAAGTAACATTTGACGGCTCAAAATTAGTGAACTGTCTTAAAGTACTGGGATTGAATTATAAGAATAAAGCATATACACGAGATCAATTGAATGAAGCCTATGTTGAAAAACTTAGAATGCTTGAAGAAAAAAATGATGTGAAATCTGATCACAAGCGACGCTCCTATAGTGAAGCTTTTGAGTACCTCATTGAGAATCCACCTGAATGGTGGGGATGGGATGCGGGCCTTGAGGGAGAAAAAGTACATAGCTATGATCCTGATGATTTGGTTGTGCTTGGCTTGGATAGAGAGAGCGAACCAGGTAGTAACGAACTGAAAAAAGCTTATCGTCGCCTGGCCTTACAACATCATCCTGATAAGGGGGGTGACGTTGAGAAGTTTCAGGCGCTGGATGCAGCCTATAACAGGCTTATAAAATACTTTTCATGA